GGGGCCGCGACGCTCGTCGAGCGGCCCGCGCACCGGGCGGACCTGCGGCTTCCGATAGCCTCTGGCCGTGACGGAACAGCACGCGCAGCAGCCTGCGCACCAGTTCGAGCGGGGCACGGACGGACCCAAGGTCATTCTCGTCGGCGTGGACGGCTCCGACTCCTCGCTGCGGGCCGCGGCCTACGCGGGCGGCCTGGCCCGGCGCCAGCACGCCCTGCTCGCCGTGGTGTACGTACAACCGGTGCTGGCGGCGGGCGCCGCGCTGGGGGTGCCGGTCTCGGAGACGACCGACGAGATCGCGAAGGACCTGGTCGCGCAGATCAGGGAGGCCACCGAGCGCACCCGGGGGATATTCGACGTGCGCTGGGAGTTCCACACCTTCCACGGCGACCCCTACGGAGGTCTCGCGAAGGCGGCGGACCAGCTCAAGGCGGACGCGGTGGTGGTGGGCGCCTCCGAGCAGGCCGGCCACCGGATCGTGGGATCCGTCGCGGTGCGGCTGGTGAAGGCGGGGCGGTGGCCGGTGACGGTGGTTCCGTAGCCCCCGGCCGCCTCGCCGGGCTGCCCCGGGCCGGTCTC
This Streptomyces sp. NBC_00377 DNA region includes the following protein-coding sequences:
- a CDS encoding universal stress protein, with translation MTEQHAQQPAHQFERGTDGPKVILVGVDGSDSSLRAAAYAGGLARRQHALLAVVYVQPVLAAGAALGVPVSETTDEIAKDLVAQIREATERTRGIFDVRWEFHTFHGDPYGGLAKAADQLKADAVVVGASEQAGHRIVGSVAVRLVKAGRWPVTVVP